One part of the Bradyrhizobium sp. CB1650 genome encodes these proteins:
- a CDS encoding NAD(P)-dependent oxidoreductase, with the protein MRGVFVDANKALAVIMERLTRPGDPKVRIHRDPDIKPEQYPEILDGAEIAIVDHTALPTEVAKKCAGLKHVVFLGTGARSYMNPEELSQLGISVHLIKGYGDTAVAESAIALMWASARVIAMMDREMRVGNWLREDGMQLTGKTLGLVGFGGIAAEVARIASGSGMKVIAWNRSPKSHPGVEFTDLDTVLARSDVVSLHLLLNDETRGMITREKIARMKAGVVLINTARGAIVDEQAMIDALKSGHIRHAGLDVFNIEPLPGDHPLTKLPNVTLSAHSAFRTPEASENLIFAAWEHCRRIAKG; encoded by the coding sequence GGCCCGGCGATCCCAAGGTGCGGATCCACCGCGATCCCGACATCAAGCCCGAGCAGTATCCTGAGATCCTCGATGGCGCCGAGATCGCGATCGTCGACCACACCGCGCTGCCGACCGAGGTCGCGAAGAAGTGCGCAGGGCTCAAGCACGTGGTGTTCCTCGGCACCGGCGCGCGCAGCTACATGAATCCGGAGGAGCTTAGCCAGCTCGGCATCTCCGTGCATCTGATCAAGGGCTATGGCGACACGGCCGTCGCGGAATCCGCGATCGCGCTGATGTGGGCCTCGGCTCGGGTCATCGCGATGATGGATCGCGAGATGCGCGTCGGCAACTGGCTGCGCGAGGACGGCATGCAGCTCACCGGCAAGACGCTCGGCCTCGTCGGCTTCGGCGGCATTGCCGCGGAAGTCGCGCGCATCGCCTCGGGCAGCGGCATGAAGGTGATCGCCTGGAACCGCTCGCCGAAGAGCCATCCGGGCGTGGAATTCACCGATCTCGACACGGTGCTGGCCAGAAGCGACGTGGTCTCGCTGCATCTGTTGCTCAACGACGAGACGCGCGGCATGATCACACGCGAGAAGATCGCCAGAATGAAGGCCGGCGTCGTCCTCATCAACACGGCGCGCGGCGCCATCGTCGACGAGCAAGCGATGATCGACGCGCTGAAGTCGGGGCATATCCGCCATGCCGGCCTCGACGTCTTCAACATCGAGCCCCTTCCCGGCGACCATCCGCTGACCAAGCTGCCGAACGTGACGCTGTCGGCGCACTCGGCGTTCCGCACACCGGAGGCCAGCGAAAACCTGATCTTTGCGGCGTGGGAGCACTGTCGCCGGATCGCGAAAGGATAA